From a single Lentisphaera profundi genomic region:
- a CDS encoding serine/threonine protein kinase — protein MLFKCEQCDGMVDSAGCDYGEEIICGHCENAIAVPASLFSKNAIIDDFIIEKFLGKGGMGMVYRAHQISLDRTIALKILTISEDMGPEAVDDFVKEARSAASLNHPHIVQAYAVGKYEDIYYFGMEYVEGQTVKELMDKEPILDEDSTLAIGLNIAEALREAWDRKKIIHRDIKPDNIMLTDEGVVKLMDLGLSCTHNESANESDTITGTPQYICPEQIMGSEMDIRGDLYSLGATMYHMMTGEFCFNGNGYNEILRGHLERDPKPLTEFGRNISEGSWLVIKKLLEKDPNDRYQNAQELIQALHDARAGKTAAPVTLAPPQGLKKPEGLKAPQAKVEKKENTEAQEEVTFTPKKKSAASKKKFIIMGAILGALIIIRVIVSVSTLSEEDKLKLQQQEIAEITAKNKEKQLEKKKAADARKIAEAEKAKKAAQAKKAERAKKAAEAAKKAELTKKAEQQAKARSKPVDLIAPGFLWTYNYTSSKISSSWMKTDYNDKSWKKGSAPLSYGTNKHKAKTSLTKSRNGVGILYLRRKFILQKVDKNLDYRVVHMMDDGGAVWINGNRLFVVNMDAKQLKPGGLAKKENTDTEHKFKGWKTIPHNKLKAGVNVVAVEVHPVAKSPDLFFDLRLVQRPKKKK, from the coding sequence TTGTTATTTAAATGTGAACAGTGTGACGGCATGGTTGATTCTGCCGGTTGTGATTATGGAGAAGAAATAATTTGCGGCCATTGCGAAAATGCTATAGCAGTGCCAGCCTCCCTTTTTTCAAAGAATGCAATAATCGATGATTTTATCATTGAGAAGTTTTTAGGGAAAGGTGGGATGGGCATGGTTTATCGTGCTCACCAGATTTCATTGGATAGAACGATTGCGCTTAAAATATTAACAATCTCAGAAGACATGGGTCCAGAGGCTGTTGACGATTTTGTGAAAGAAGCCAGGAGTGCTGCTAGTTTAAATCACCCACATATTGTACAAGCGTATGCCGTAGGTAAATATGAAGATATCTACTATTTTGGTATGGAGTACGTTGAAGGACAGACAGTAAAAGAATTGATGGACAAAGAGCCTATCCTCGATGAGGATAGCACACTTGCAATAGGACTAAATATTGCAGAAGCTTTACGGGAAGCTTGGGATCGTAAAAAAATTATTCACCGCGATATAAAACCAGATAATATTATGCTCACTGATGAGGGCGTAGTGAAACTGATGGATTTGGGCCTTTCATGCACACACAATGAAAGTGCCAATGAATCGGACACTATCACAGGCACACCACAATACATATGTCCCGAGCAAATCATGGGGTCTGAAATGGATATCCGTGGAGATCTCTACAGTTTAGGTGCGACTATGTACCACATGATGACTGGGGAGTTCTGTTTTAATGGCAATGGCTACAATGAGATTTTACGAGGTCATTTAGAACGTGATCCTAAGCCTTTGACAGAGTTTGGGCGGAATATTTCAGAGGGCTCTTGGTTGGTTATCAAAAAGCTTCTTGAAAAAGATCCCAATGATCGTTATCAAAATGCTCAGGAATTGATTCAAGCCTTACATGATGCACGAGCAGGGAAAACGGCAGCACCTGTGACCTTAGCCCCTCCTCAAGGTCTAAAAAAGCCTGAAGGTTTAAAGGCTCCTCAAGCGAAAGTAGAAAAAAAAGAAAATACTGAAGCTCAAGAGGAAGTCACTTTTACCCCTAAGAAAAAATCCGCAGCTTCAAAGAAAAAGTTTATTATCATGGGTGCTATCCTCGGTGCGCTTATAATAATTAGAGTAATTGTCAGCGTATCCACTCTATCAGAGGAAGATAAACTAAAACTTCAGCAGCAGGAAATTGCCGAGATTACGGCGAAAAATAAAGAAAAACAATTAGAAAAAAAGAAAGCTGCAGATGCAAGGAAAATTGCAGAGGCTGAAAAAGCGAAAAAAGCAGCACAGGCCAAAAAAGCAGAACGAGCTAAAAAAGCTGCCGAGGCTGCAAAGAAAGCAGAACTTACCAAAAAAGCGGAGCAGCAAGCAAAGGCTCGATCAAAACCAGTTGATTTGATCGCCCCTGGTTTTCTATGGACGTATAACTATACGAGTAGTAAGATTTCTAGCTCTTGGATGAAGACGGACTATAATGATAAATCATGGAAAAAAGGCAGTGCGCCACTTTCCTATGGAACGAATAAGCATAAGGCAAAAACGTCTTTAACTAAATCGAGAAATGGTGTAGGTATTTTATATCTACGAAGAAAATTCATCCTCCAGAAAGTAGATAAGAACTTAGACTACCGTGTCGTACATATGATGGATGATGGTGGAGCTGTATGGATTAATGGAAATAGACTTTTCGTGGTTAATATGGATGCCAAGCAACTAAAACCGGGTGGTTTGGCGAAAAAAGAGAATACCGATACAGAGCATAAGTTTAAAGGCTGGAAAACAATACCTCATAACAAACTGAAAGCAGGAGTTAATGTGGTAGCAGTAGAAGTACATCCTGTCGCTAAAAGTCCCGATTTATTCTTTGACTTAAGGCTTGTTCAGAGACCTAAGAAAAAGAAATAA
- a CDS encoding M20/M25/M40 family metallo-hydrolase: MIKLLTEMLSIPSPTFHEQELTAFIKKFALDNFPNPEIREFKDCLIIELGKENIDLPHITMVGHSDVVPQWFKPYTEGDKLYGAGGSDMLAAEAAFFRITADNHEDILKRARISIVIYSREEGTKMEDNGLYDLIGEYPDFFKSIDLAIVGEPTDNTIQIGCCGSLHASVVSTGMACHSARPWNGENAFYKALPFITAMAELEPIKHEVFGCDFFDVLSITEENCTPGRTSIPGKWEANVNFRYAPVRTAKEAEDYVLNFVNDLKVDGLEIRIKDNAPSGSVHETKLFSKACDLLDFPVQAKQAWTDVAQLSAMGVPCFNFGPGLTSQAHKDNEYCLISLIEKYGKSLKNLLVNI; this comes from the coding sequence ATGATTAAATTACTTACTGAAATGCTTTCTATCCCTTCTCCCACTTTCCATGAACAGGAATTAACTGCCTTCATCAAGAAGTTTGCTTTGGATAATTTCCCAAATCCTGAAATCAGAGAATTCAAAGATTGTCTCATTATTGAACTAGGCAAGGAAAACATCGACTTGCCACACATCACTATGGTCGGCCACTCGGACGTGGTCCCTCAATGGTTCAAACCATATACTGAAGGCGATAAACTTTACGGCGCAGGGGGCTCGGACATGCTTGCCGCAGAAGCCGCCTTCTTTCGCATCACTGCAGATAATCACGAAGACATCCTCAAGCGCGCTCGCATAAGTATTGTCATCTACTCACGCGAAGAGGGCACCAAGATGGAAGACAACGGCCTCTATGACCTCATTGGCGAGTATCCAGATTTTTTCAAAAGTATCGATTTAGCTATCGTAGGTGAACCCACTGATAACACTATTCAAATTGGTTGCTGTGGCAGTTTACATGCCAGTGTCGTAAGTACTGGCATGGCCTGTCATTCGGCACGCCCTTGGAATGGTGAAAATGCATTTTACAAAGCTCTACCCTTCATTACGGCCATGGCTGAACTCGAACCCATAAAACACGAAGTTTTTGGCTGTGACTTTTTCGATGTGCTTTCCATTACTGAAGAAAACTGTACTCCAGGACGGACCTCCATCCCCGGAAAGTGGGAAGCGAATGTCAACTTCCGTTATGCTCCCGTGAGAACGGCTAAAGAAGCCGAAGATTATGTATTAAATTTTGTCAATGATTTAAAAGTCGATGGCTTAGAAATTCGTATTAAAGATAACGCCCCATCAGGTTCTGTACACGAAACTAAACTCTTTAGCAAAGCTTGTGACTTACTCGACTTCCCTGTCCAAGCTAAACAAGCTTGGACTGATGTAGCACAGTTAAGTGCTATGGGAGTCCCCTGCTTTAACTTTGGCCCGGGCCTCACATCACAAGCTCACAAAGATAATGAATACTGTCTTATTTCTTTAATTGAAAAATATGGCAAGAGTCTGAAAAATTTATTGGTGAATATTTAA
- a CDS encoding pyridoxal phosphate-dependent aminotransferase, translated as MKYNSYLSSKNEYSLSKYHNLANKLRDEGHQVINLTIGDPVERTYPEAYLALEESLKNRRISQYPSFKGKVSLRQSIADWAKRNHDIVLDSNTQICSTNGSKEAVFHLALLFDWSEGQEIWAPSLSYPVYASSAGLFDIPYRELPVSRETNFLPDLDTIAEEDWHKCQMFWINSPHNPTSAIASKAYLAKLLALAEKHDFLVCADECYNDIFYGELPTSILDFPESQHWLCIRSLSKRSHMTGFRSGALLSPNTELMKKILLMRPALGVGTPDFIQDAAIAAWEDDQHPKVFSEEYKVKQKIIREALNAKGFDIFGGDASFYLWFSHPKFNTSEELMQIFIEQHLVLTPGTAFGQDGEGFIRMVYCSTLDQCEEIAHRINSLNI; from the coding sequence ATGAAATATAACTCTTACCTCAGTAGCAAAAACGAATACTCTTTGAGCAAGTATCATAACTTGGCCAATAAACTTCGCGACGAAGGACACCAAGTGATTAATTTAACGATTGGTGATCCCGTAGAAAGAACGTACCCCGAAGCTTACCTCGCTTTAGAAGAAAGCTTAAAAAACCGTCGTATTTCTCAGTACCCATCATTCAAAGGAAAAGTTAGCCTCCGCCAGAGTATTGCGGATTGGGCAAAAAGAAATCATGATATCGTTCTCGACAGCAATACACAAATCTGTTCTACTAATGGTTCAAAAGAGGCGGTCTTTCACTTAGCACTTTTATTCGATTGGTCGGAAGGCCAAGAAATATGGGCTCCGTCACTTTCTTATCCCGTTTATGCCTCGAGTGCAGGGCTCTTTGATATACCCTATCGCGAATTACCGGTTTCACGCGAAACAAATTTCCTCCCAGACCTCGACACTATTGCCGAAGAAGATTGGCATAAATGCCAAATGTTCTGGATCAACTCCCCTCATAATCCCACCAGTGCGATTGCTTCTAAAGCTTACTTAGCAAAACTCTTAGCTCTCGCCGAAAAGCACGATTTCTTAGTTTGTGCAGATGAATGCTACAACGATATCTTCTATGGTGAACTTCCCACTTCCATTCTCGACTTTCCAGAAAGTCAGCATTGGCTCTGTATTCGTTCTTTATCTAAGCGCTCGCACATGACTGGCTTTCGCTCTGGGGCCCTGCTTAGTCCCAATACTGAACTCATGAAAAAGATTTTACTTATGCGACCCGCGCTCGGGGTGGGCACCCCAGACTTCATTCAAGATGCCGCCATTGCTGCCTGGGAAGATGATCAACACCCCAAAGTATTTTCTGAAGAATACAAAGTTAAACAGAAAATTATTCGCGAGGCATTAAACGCAAAAGGTTTCGATATCTTTGGTGGAGATGCCAGTTTTTATCTTTGGTTTTCCCACCCTAAGTTCAACACTTCAGAAGAACTCATGCAAATATTCATCGAGCAACATTTAGTTCTCACTCCAGGAACGGCTTTTGGGCAAGATGGCGAAGGATTCATTCGCATGGTCTATTGTTCTACTCTCGATCAATGCGAAGAAATTGCTCATCGCATTAATTCACTCAACATTTAA